The Chitinophaga flava genome has a segment encoding these proteins:
- a CDS encoding CDC27 family protein — MSPEILHDQDYIEGLLHHTPNVIDDIYQRFASKEKRFILQKSGTVKDAAHIFEEALMDIYFYAQRHPLQVSSFEPFLQLLCKRIWERELERRGQRIAGMEAEENAALSRDDMLDIEDVLREGEKRRLAYSYYLQLSDSCKELLRWSLADHLQEDIAVETRIPVAELTNRRCDCYLSLFKDLEKKKPGMLSDEDLQASDRYLSGLMPETERKDFDARLKSDPALLLQVKRFDMFRQLLAQRVCKDTSRDELLHLLYSHRNAWFSPRDSTPTPIRNTVIFIAIFAAGVAVMMYISPWRKNIYKQFASTEMQVPDTDSLRVPAEIIQKFNRGHFSDAIMLLDKVLQQHPGNLYARYYRGVCKVDLNQLQPARTDLLQVYKESSDLRYEAAFYLALSYLKEGHKQECLDWLLKIPPQAANYLKVQKLIEELGG, encoded by the coding sequence ATGTCACCTGAAATACTACATGACCAGGACTACATTGAGGGCTTGCTGCACCACACCCCAAACGTAATAGACGATATCTACCAGCGATTCGCATCCAAAGAGAAACGATTTATCCTGCAAAAGAGCGGCACTGTCAAAGACGCAGCACATATTTTCGAAGAAGCATTGATGGACATCTACTTCTATGCACAGCGCCACCCGCTGCAGGTAAGTTCTTTTGAGCCATTTCTGCAGCTGCTCTGCAAACGTATCTGGGAAAGGGAACTGGAAAGACGCGGACAACGTATAGCCGGCATGGAAGCAGAAGAAAATGCTGCCCTTAGCCGCGACGATATGCTGGATATCGAAGATGTGCTGCGTGAAGGCGAAAAAAGACGGTTGGCCTACAGCTACTACCTGCAACTCAGCGACAGTTGCAAAGAACTGCTGCGATGGTCGCTCGCTGACCATCTACAGGAAGATATCGCAGTAGAAACCAGGATTCCCGTAGCAGAACTGACTAACAGAAGATGCGACTGCTACCTCTCTCTTTTTAAGGATCTTGAAAAAAAGAAACCGGGCATGCTGTCTGATGAAGACCTGCAAGCCAGTGACCGATACCTCTCCGGCCTGATGCCGGAAACTGAAAGAAAGGATTTTGACGCCCGCCTGAAATCAGATCCTGCGCTGCTGCTGCAGGTAAAACGTTTCGACATGTTCCGGCAGTTGCTGGCTCAACGCGTGTGCAAAGACACTTCCCGCGATGAGTTACTACATCTGTTGTACTCTCATCGCAACGCCTGGTTTTCTCCCCGGGACAGCACTCCCACGCCTATACGCAACACCGTGATCTTCATCGCAATATTTGCAGCTGGCGTGGCCGTTATGATGTACATCAGCCCCTGGAGAAAAAACATCTATAAACAATTCGCCTCTACAGAAATGCAGGTGCCCGATACCGACAGCCTGCGGGTGCCGGCAGAAATCATCCAGAAATTTAACCGCGGCCACTTCAGTGATGCAATCATGCTGCTGGACAAGGTACTGCAACAACATCCAGGTAACCTCTACGCCCGATACTACCGGGGCGTTTGCAAAGTAGACCTCAACCAGCTGCAGCCAGCCAGAACAGACCTCTTACAGGTATACAAGGAAAGCAGCGACCTCCGCTATGAAGCAGCATTTTATCTGGCGCTGAGTTATCTCAAGGAAGGACACAAGCAGGAATGTCTGGATTGGTTACTTAAAATACCACCCCAGGCAGCCAATTATCTCAAAGTGCAGAAACTGATAGAGGAACTAGGCGGATAA
- a CDS encoding FecR family protein, translating to MLQPIPAIDELIMHFIQSPQDPALQASVAELVANNPEHARYIESRLQAWLVKDSEPTALTAITVKQVARPSVLHAIKPWMLGAVGVVMAVVLFCCFRKTPRKLRPYTNSTTHVDSVRLPDGSRIVLNKNAAILYDNRHQDHNYAEVMKGDVFFDLRKQTPCTVITPGDYTLQAAAAAFNVHVSATGVVVFVSRGKVTLSGKEADDMVLSANTQVTLEEKKATRKKLDSQGPVAWKTGVLRFRNTEASEILDAVSVCYAIQISVPPSAEKLLHKKLTIDLRKKSEREMIALLQKSLSAHLAKDSTDRYYLTLK from the coding sequence ATGCTTCAGCCTATACCAGCTATTGACGAGCTGATTATGCATTTTATCCAATCGCCGCAGGACCCTGCTTTACAGGCATCTGTTGCGGAATTGGTGGCCAACAACCCAGAGCATGCCCGCTATATTGAAAGCAGGCTGCAGGCGTGGCTCGTGAAAGATAGTGAGCCGACTGCACTGACAGCCATCACTGTCAAACAAGTTGCCAGGCCATCTGTACTGCATGCCATCAAACCATGGATGCTGGGCGCCGTGGGCGTTGTCATGGCGGTGGTCCTCTTCTGCTGCTTCCGGAAAACGCCCCGAAAACTGAGGCCCTATACCAACTCCACCACTCACGTCGACTCTGTACGGTTACCCGATGGCAGCCGAATCGTGTTGAACAAAAATGCAGCCATTTTGTACGATAACAGACACCAGGATCATAACTATGCAGAAGTGATGAAAGGAGATGTTTTTTTCGATCTGCGGAAACAAACACCCTGTACCGTGATAACGCCTGGAGACTATACGTTGCAGGCCGCTGCGGCCGCTTTTAATGTGCACGTGTCTGCTACCGGTGTTGTGGTGTTTGTATCACGGGGAAAGGTCACCCTATCAGGTAAAGAAGCGGATGATATGGTCCTCTCTGCTAATACACAGGTAACGCTTGAAGAGAAAAAAGCCACCAGAAAAAAACTGGACAGCCAGGGGCCGGTGGCCTGGAAAACAGGTGTGCTCCGCTTTCGCAATACCGAAGCTTCGGAAATACTGGATGCTGTCAGCGTTTGCTATGCGATACAAATCTCTGTACCTCCTTCTGCTGAAAAATTGCTTCACAAAAAACTAACCATCGACCTCAGAAAAAAATCAGAGCGGGAAATGATCGCCCTGTTACAGAAAAGCCTGTCTGCACATCTTGCTAAAGACAGCACAGACAGGTATTACCTCACACTTAAATAA
- a CDS encoding MarR family winged helix-turn-helix transcriptional regulator, with translation MSITDERYEASLARRTSSLGRLLSLVKKDLDQRLTEKLLVLGYHNFRPSDMVVLINIDDTGTINNELAKKARISKQAMSKVVKNLEADGYIATRKHATDNRASVIFLTEKGKLLLIDASESILEIEAAYIDTIGEEDIATLKEVLLRLHAGLKL, from the coding sequence GATACGAGGCCTCCCTTGCGCGGAGAACCTCCAGCCTGGGCCGTTTGCTCAGCCTCGTAAAAAAAGACCTCGACCAGCGATTAACAGAAAAACTGCTGGTACTGGGCTACCACAACTTCCGCCCAAGCGATATGGTAGTACTGATCAATATTGACGATACAGGCACCATCAACAATGAACTGGCTAAAAAAGCCCGCATCAGCAAACAGGCCATGAGCAAAGTGGTCAAAAACCTGGAAGCAGACGGTTATATCGCCACCCGCAAACATGCAACAGACAACCGCGCCAGCGTCATCTTCCTCACCGAAAAAGGAAAATTGCTGCTGATAGATGCATCAGAATCTATCCTGGAAATTGAAGCCGCTTACATTGACACAATCGGGGAAGAAGATATTGCCACTTTAAAAGAGGTCCTGCTGCGCCTGCACGCCGGCCTGAAACTATAA